Proteins encoded by one window of Manis pentadactyla isolate mManPen7 chromosome X, mManPen7.hap1, whole genome shotgun sequence:
- the LOC130681789 gene encoding uncharacterized protein LOC130681789, translated as MRLYIRTWLSTELQTHRLRALEVVQKEVWASIREAYRPEDISVPHPFQVGDSVYVRRHRTENLEPRWKGPFIVLLTTPTAVKVDGISSWIHASHLKKAPQPDPDWRVIRTDNPLKFRLCKNDCVTNNSNSNDPVSGSFDLSFSQAMMPQHHPVGERAQVDPEYCCQGSLAGAQARPGALTLTSMSWTSVVGTAALALIGATIVETVNKERDRLQHHLEELRDDLLDALKKKRVTEKMGRAPRIYVSSSE; from the exons atgaggctttacatcaggacttggctttctaccgagcttcaaacccacag gttacgggctctggaagttgtgcagaaagaagtgtgggcctctatccgagaagcctatcggccagaggacatttcagtacctcacccgttccaagtgggagactctgtctacgtaaggcgacatcgaacggaaaatcttgagcctcggtggaaaggacccttcatcgtccttttgaccacacctacagctgtgaaagtagatggcatctcttcctggatacatgcttcacatctgaagaaagcgcctcaaccagacccggactggcgagtaattcgaactgataaccctcttaaatttcgcttgtgtaaaaatgattgtgtcactaacaattctaattctaatgacccagtta gtgggagcTTTGACCTTTCCTTCAGTCAAGCCATGATGCCCCAACATCATCCTGTGGGGGAGAGGGCCCAGGTGGATCCTGAGTACTGTTGCCAAGGAAGTCTTGCAGGGGCCCAGGCCAGACCTGGGGCTTTGACTCTGActtccatgtcctggacttcAGTggttggaactgctgctctggctttaattggtgccacg ATAGTGGAAACTGTTAACAAGGAGAGAGACagacttcagcatcacttggaggagctgcgTGATGACCTACtggatgcccttaagaaaaagAGAGTTACTGAGAAGATGGGTCGTGCTCCTAGAATATACGTCAGCAGCAGTGAGTAA